The proteins below come from a single Drosophila miranda strain MSH22 chromosome Y unlocalized genomic scaffold, D.miranda_PacBio2.1 Contig_Y1_pilon, whole genome shotgun sequence genomic window:
- the LOC117191527 gene encoding uncharacterized protein LOC117191527, with translation MTRSSSSYTPAPETSSRPGGPNREPKTKALTKLASKTSQDQARNDDVAVHQQHQTLHQHQQQATQQSSQQHRYSPRSYADRLGRATDSPRSVSPSAHGSEERPRSRAASHNSIRPQSQPSHTGHICDSSSQLERYGAGVGAVGGGTTPLLGSHEAIEDEIKRLRERLHTVESENQALNTKLSQQQWDLENRLAEIEMQICGVSSTSSVDPENETEELERNRESII, from the exons CGAATCGAGAGCCCAAAACAAAAGCGCTAACAAAGCTGGCAAGCAAAACAAGCCAAGATCAGGCCCGAAACGATGACGTAGCGGTTCATCAGCAGCACCAAACGCTAcatcagcaccagcagcaggcgACGCAGCAGTCCTCACAACAGCACAGGTACAG TCCGCGAAGCTATGCGGACCGTCTGGGTCGGGCCACAGACTCGCCCAGATCGGTCAGCCCCAGTGCCCATGGCTCCGAGGAGCGTCCCCGCAGTCGGGCCGCCTCACATAACTCGATTCGACCCCAATCGCAGCCCAGCCACACAG GTCACATCTGCGACTCCAGCTCGCAACTAGAGCGCTATGGAGCGGGCGTGGGTGCGGTTGGGGGAGGCACAACCCCTCTACTGGGCTCCCACGAGGCAATTGAGGACGAGATCAAGCGGTTGAGAGAACGCCTGCATACGGTGGAGTCGGAGAACCAGGCTCTAAACACGAAACTCTCGCAACAGCAGTGGGACCTCGAGAATCGCCTGGCCGAGATCGAGATGCAGATCTGTGGAGTGTCGTCCACATCCAGCGTGGATCCGGAGAACGAGACGGAGGAGCTGGAACGGAATCGAGAGAGTATCATATAA